In a genomic window of Telopea speciosissima isolate NSW1024214 ecotype Mountain lineage chromosome 5, Tspe_v1, whole genome shotgun sequence:
- the LOC122663048 gene encoding pentatricopeptide repeat-containing protein At4g30700-like, giving the protein MSGFVQNGYFKEAIELFQQMQFASLKPGVDMLRVLVLTYTHLGALRLGKGVHGYVTKNIVHISEEGNKAMENSILNMYAKCGSIVLARRCFDQMVDKDVVAWSSMIETYGIHGFGYKALELFYQMEKEGVKPNKITFLSLLSACSHSGLVAEGCRIFSCMSQIYFIKPDINHHTCIVDLLGRSGKLLEALAIIEKMVVKPDSRIWGALLAASRAYSDDKIGSYAAERILELEPDNVGYHTLLSNVHASVERWAKVETVRMVMYEKDLKKKPGWSFIEARGKICGFVAGDLSLAEVLVEETLDAQGQ; this is encoded by the coding sequence ATGTCAGGTTTTGTTCAAAATGGGTATTTTAAAGAGGCGATTGAATTGTTTCAGCAAATGCAGTTTGCAAGTTTGAAACCTGGGGTTGACATGTTAAGAGTCCTTGTCCTTACATATACCCATTTGGGTGCATTACGTTTGGGGAAAGGAGTTCATGGTTATGTAACAAAGAACATAGTTCACATCTCTGAAGAGGGTAATAAAGCCATGGAAAACTCTATCCTAAACATGTATGCAAAATGTGGCAGTATTGTTTTGGCTAGAAGGTGTTTTGATCAAATGGTTGACAAAGATGTTGTAGCATGGAGTTCAATGATTGAGACCTATGGGATCCATGGATTTGGTTACAAAGCTCTGGAACTTTTTTATCAGATGGAGAAGGAAGGTGTAAAACCAAACAAGATCACCTTTTTAAGTTTGCTTTCTGCTTGTAGCCACTCTGGTCTTGTTGCTGAAGGTTGTAGAATTTTTAGCTGCATGAGCCAGATATACTTCATTAAACCTGATATAAATCATCATACTTGCATTGTTGATCTTCTTGGTCGATCTGGGAAGCTCTTAGAAGCCCTAGCTATAATTGAAAAAATGGTTGTGAAACCAGATAGTCGGATTTGGGGTGCTCTGCTTGCAGCTTCTAGGGCTTATTCTGATGACAAAATTGGGTCCTATGCTGCTGAGCGGATCTTGGAGTTGGAACCTGATAATGTTGGTTATCATACATTATTGAGCAATGTACATGCCAGTGTTGAGAGGTGGGCTAAAGTTGAAACTGTGAGGATGGTCATGTATGAGaaggatctgaagaagaaaCCAGGTTGGAGCTTTATAGAGGCAAGAGGGAAGATTTGTGGGTTTGTTGCAGGTGATTTATCACTTGCTGAAGTACTAGTTGAGGAGACATTGGATGCTCAAGGACAATAG
- the LOC122661127 gene encoding pentatricopeptide repeat-containing protein At3g03580-like — MLCSCTNLRMLKQTHALILSNGFEPISIAPKLITLYTVFDDLESAVSVFKGLPEINTFTWNIMIKAHVDSGAFDSAVCLYREMRESGAPHDSFTFPVINRAISSLDRSLGYREMVHSLAIQMGFGSDVYFCNTLIGLYVKQGCIGHACQVFDEMCHSDLVSWTSMISGYVWSRNYCDAFRLFHDMRTKEFTPNSVTMLIMVQACSISGNPVGGTQLHGYLIKRGFENNVSVQNSILALYANTGKLEDAEILFNKMDKRDAISWNIMISGSLLIGDSIRVAENFDRMRYEAVPSRETLTLVTSAFAKSGNLIQGEKIHGYALKFGLIDVVLQTSLVQFYAKCG; from the coding sequence ATGTTGTGTTCATGCACTAACCTTCGAATGCTTAAACAAACCCACGCTCTCATACTCTCCAACGGGTTTGAACCCATCTCTATTGCTCCTAAACTAATAACCCTGTACACGGTGTTCGACGATCTCGAAAGCGCCGTATCGGTATTTAAGGGCTTACCAGAAATCAATACTTTCACCTGGAATATAATGATAAAAGCCCATGTAGATTCTGGTGCCTTTGATTCTGCTGTCTGCCTTTACCGAGAAATGCGGGAATCCGGTGCTCCCCACGACAGTTTTACGTTTCCTGTGATCAATAGAGCTATTTCATCACTTGATCGGAGTCTTGGATATAGAGAAATGGTTCACTCCCTTGCAATTCAAATGGGTTTTGGATCCGATGTGTATTTTTGCAACACATTGATTGGGTTGTATGTGAAGCAGGGGTGTATTGGTCATGCTTGTCAAGTGTTTGATGAAATGTGTCATAGTGATTTGGTTTCTTGGACATCAATGATTTCTGGGTACGTTTGGAGTAGAAATTATTGTGATGCTTTTAGGTTATTCCATGATATGCGAACCAAGGAATTCACACCCAATTCAGTGACGATGTTGATCATGGTACAGGCGTGTTCTATATCTGGAAATCCAGTTGGAGGTACGCAACTTCATGGTTATCTGATCAAAAGAGGGTTCGAGAATAACGTGTCTGTACAGAATTCAATCTTGGCTTTGTATGCCAACACAGGGAAACTTGAAGATGCAGAAattctttttaataaaatggATAAAAGGGATGCTATCTCATGGAATATTATGATTTCTGGTTCTCTCTTGATAGGAGATTCTATAAGAGTAGCTGAGAACTTTGACAGAATGCGTTATGAAGCTGTCCCCAGCCGTGAAACCTTAACCTTGGTTACCTCGGCCTTTGCCAAGTCGGGTAATCTTATTCAGGGTGAAAAGATACATGGTTATGCATTGAAATTTGGACTTATTGATGTAGTTTTACAGACTTCTCTAGTGCAATTTTATGCCAAGTGCGGTTAG